The nucleotide window AACATGTGTAAATTTGTAGTTTCCTCCTTCTAAAAAATTTGCTCTAAAACTCCCGTTTGCAACGTCTAGAATATTCAATGGGTTTTGGATACTTTGAAACTTAAGTTTTGTAGTTCTGGTATTAAAAACCAATTGGTTTTTGATATCATCTTTAAAGATTAAATTAGAGTTTTCGGCCATTACTCGAAGCTTAATTTCTGGAGGTAGTTTTATAGAAAACTTTGTTCTTAAAATCTTTACATTTTTGGTGTTGATTTTTTTCTTGTTTCCTTTCTTATCTACTTCTCGTAAATTCTTTAAATACTCCTTAAGGCTTTTCCCTCTAGAACTACTATTTATTGCTAAAAAATACTGCTTAGATTTTCTAAACACTCGGTTAGATTTTTCTTTGAAATTTATAAAATCGCCTTCAAAAGTAATACCGTAAAGTGTCTCTAAACTGTAAGACACATCACTTTTTGCTTCACTTCCTCCTGTTTTAAACTCTAACACACCATCTTTTATTGATGCCTCAGTTTTAATCTCATTAAGCTTACTTTCTACCTCTTTTTTTGAATAGTTTTCAAACTCAATTGTATAATCAAAATAGACTCTATCGTCTTCAGATAATGAAAACTCTACATAGGTTCCATTAAGCTGAAGGTTAATAGTTTTTAAATCTTCAGCATTATAACTTTTCTTAAAAATTTCCTTTACCTGAGTGTTACCTATTACTGAGGTGATGAGCATCAGTAACAAGATTTTAAATTGATTTTTCATACTGTTCGTTATTTTGATTTAAAATTTTGATATGTTCTTGAATATCTTTAAGTATCTGAGATCGTGTTTGTAGATTGTCTATTAAAAGTTCTACGATTTCAAGGTTATTAGGATTGGCTCTAAATTGAATTGAAATATTCTTATAATCTGCATCTAACTCATCTAGTTTTTTCTTAAAACGTTCTACCAAAACCTCATCTTCTGCTATGGCTACAAAGTTTTGCCACTCGGCATTAATTTCTTTTAAATACTCAGCTTCCACGGCTTCTACTTGTGCTACTATTGGTGCCACATTTTCTGTTGGCTGTCTGTAAAGTAATGTAAAACCTACAGCTAATGTTATAATGACGACTGCCGCAATTTTTAACCATGTATAACCCACTTTTTTAGATTGGCTCTGTTTTTTCAACTTATCTAAAAACTCACTTCTATGATTTTCTGGAGGTGTTTTTAAGTCCTCTTCCTCCCTAAATAAATCTCTAATATCTTGCTTCATTGTACTTTGGTTTTAAGAGTTCTTGTAATTTTAATTTACCCCTTCTAAGATGTGTTCTGGATGTTTTTACTGGTATATCTAATATTTCTGAAATTTCACCATGGTCATATCCATCAATGAGGTAAAGCTTTATAACTATTTTATGTTTTTCGTTGAGTTGCTCTATGGCATTTAATATGTCTTTTTTACTGATGTTGCTATCAAAATCCCAATTATCTTCATTAGTTATTTGTAATTCTGAAACTATTACTTCTGAAAATTCAATCTTTCTTTGCCTTAAAACATCTAAGCACTGATTGATAACAATCCGCTTTAGCCATGCTCCAAAAGTGTATTCTGGCTTATATTTATCTAAATTCGTAAATGCTTTTAAAAACCCTTCTTGCATAGCATCTTTGGCGTCTTCATCATTATTGAGATATCTACTTGCTACTGTAAACATGGCATCGCAATATTGATCGTAAAGCCGCATTTGCGCAACTTGATTACCTTTTTTACATGCTCGTATTAATTTGTTTATTTGCTGATGCATTACTATTGGTTAGCGTCTTTGTATTTAAAAACGGAGAAAATTGATTAGGGTTTCATTCGTAAACAAAAAAAGAACTCAATCTATTTTTTTGAATTCTCTTTTTCGCATTTAATATGTAGTTATAATACTAATATGATAGTTTCTGATCGCAATACTGTTTTAGCAATGGAATTTGAATCGCTACCATTACAGCCAGTAATACTGTAGCGTACATTAACGTATTTGAAAAATCTACAGACAATTTATTGAGTAAATCAAAAGATACTTCTGGCAAATTATAACGGTCTGTAAGGCTTGAAGAATCACTAGATTTATTTAAAACAATATTTACAATCAAAGCCACAAAACCGAAACCTAACAACCACCAAACATATTTAGGAATTAGTGGTTTATAAACAATAGTTTTAGTTTCAGAAAGTGCTTCAATTTTAGACATTACACCTTCAGTAAAGTTTGTTGGAGCAGTTTCTAAACTGTCATTAGCCATCAACTTATTGATTAAATCCTCTATTCTTTTATCTTCATTTTCCATCTTTCAAGCTGTTTTGGGTTGAAAATACTGTTCTAAAATTACGGCCAATTTTTTTCGGGCTCTAAAAAGCTTCACTTTTACCGTATTGGCTTCAATATTTATAATTTTTGATATTTCATCTAAAGATAATTCTTCAAAATAAAATAACGTTAATAAGGCACTACTGTCTTCCGGTAATTTGCTAATACATTTCTTTATCAAATCACATTTTTCCTCTTTAATAATATTGTCTAATGCATTATCTATAGTATCTAATTTATTATATGTAAATTCATCTATAGCTACATTATTGAGATGCTTTTTATTCTTTTTAATTGTATCCAAGCATGTATTATAGGCAACTCTATATATCCAAGTAGAGAATTTTGAATCTCCTTTAAACTTGTCTAAAGACTTAAACACCTTAATGAACGTATCTTGCGCCACTTCCTCTGCCTCTTCTCTATGCTTTAACATGCGCAAGGCTAATGTATACACCAAATCCTTATAACGATCTACTAATTGTGCATATGCCTTAGTATCGCCATTTTTAATAGCAGTAATTAATATGTTTTCGTCGTTGGTGGTCATTTTGTAATTAAGACGACGCTTAGATACAATAGGTTACACTTATTTTTGAAAAAATTTTTTTTGCAAAAACTGTAACCTAAATTAAAACCATGTCGTCATAAGCTATGAAACAAATAAAATTAATCAATTAAAAAACAAACATCATGGACGAAGAAATATTAATACCTATCAGTCTTTTTGCAGCTATTTTTGGAATGGTATACCTATACTTTTCTACCAGAAACAAAGAACGTCTTGCACTTATAGAAAAAGGAGCAGATGCCAGTATATTTAATATTGGCAAGCGCTCTGGGTCTTCATGGAAAGTTATAGTACTAAACTTAGCATTTCTATTAATGGGTATAGGTTTAGGCGTATTTATTGCCAACATTTTAGACACTTATACTGTACTAGATGATGATGCAGTATATCCTTCAATGATATTCTTAATGGCTGGTATTGGTTTGTATGTGGGCTATACACAAACTAAGAAAGCTTTGGATTCAGAATAAAATTCATCAATCAATCAACCAATCGATAGAGGCAGTCTAAAAAGTCTAAAATCTGTCATTCTGAATTTATTTCAGAATCTTAATAAGCAGATTTTTAGTTTGTTTTAGAATCTGAAACGAGTTCAGATTGACAAAACACTGACTTTTTAGACAGCCTATTTTAATACAATTCATTTAATTATTTGTAGTGCTGAATTTATTTCAGCATCTTTATAATCTATGAGTTCCAAATTTTATATAACCTTACTTTCTATCGTTTTTGGATGCTACGTAAGCTTTTCTCAAATCAAAGTCTTAGATAGTATTTCACAAACTCCCGTTAGCTATGCAACCATATCATTTGGAAATGGCCAAGGTATTTTTGCAGATGATGATGGTATATTTTTTTTCAACAAAAAAATATATCCAGATGTAGACTCGCTATATATTTCTGCAATAGGTTTTAAAAACCTCAACATTGCTACAGAAAATTTATCTAACCAATTGTTATTACAGCCTCAAGCCGATGCCTTAGATGAAGTAGTACTTAGCACCAAACTAAATCGAAAATTTAAAGAAGAAACTTTAAAACCATATCTCGATGACGATTATTACAACTGTTGGCTACCAACTATAGCGTCTGAGATTGCAGTATATTTTTCTAAATCTTCAGAGCAAGACCAAAAATTAACCAGTGTTACATTTCCTATTGCTTTAGAGTCTAAAGATTGGAAAAAGCGAAAACGCGCCAATAGTGATAAAAAGAAATTTTCAACCTTATTTAAGGTACAATTTTATGCCAATGACAATGGTAAACCTGGTAAAGTACTTACTTATGAAACTATAGTTTTTAGAGCTACAGAAAAAAACGGAGATGCTTATGAGTTGAATGTTGAAGACTACGATATTTATATTCCAAAAGATGGTTTTTTTGTATCCATTCAAGTGATGGGCTACACCAATAAAGAAGGCAAACTTTTACCAAACAAGAAATACAAGGAAATAAAAACTAAAACTGGTACAGTAAAAATTCCGACCAATTTTAGACCACTTCTACCCTTTACTGATGAGATTGAAAGTAAAAACACTTACATAAAACGTATTTTTATAAATGGTAATAATTGGGTAAAATTCGATAAAGGCAACGGTTTTAAATCTAGCTTACTCGACAAAAATCTTTTTAATTACGGCATTGGCATAACCTATAAAATATTTAAAGATGAATAACCCAATTGGACTATACATTATGGCTGGCATGTACATTCTGGCAGGCCTTATGCACTTTGTTAAACCCAAAATGTATATGCGTATCATGCCAAGATACTTACCAAACCACAAATTTCTTGTGCTGCTGAGTGGTATTGCCGAAATTGTTTTGGGAGTTGCTCTATTATTCTCAGAAACTAGAGCATTTGCTATTTATGGTATCATAGCAATGCTAGTTGTATTTCTGTTAGTTCATTTTTATATGTTATCTAGTGAAAAAGCTTCTGCAGGCATACCAAATTGGATATTAATTTTAAGAATTCCACTTCAATTTTTATTGATGTATTGGGCTTGGGTTTATTTGAATTGAAAATGGACAATTTTGAAATTAAAGGATTTGGAGCCCATCTAAAAGTAGAGGTTTTTGAAGTTATTGGTTTTCCTAATAAGACTCACTTCGATGGTGGCTTTTATTGTAAATTAAATATTGAAATAAAAGTCGAAGATATTTCACTAAACTCATTTTTCTATGCCACCACAGAAAATCTATTAGAATTTAGAAGTAGTCTTATAAAATGCTACGAGTTAATAAAGGGAAAAGTAGTTTTCTTCCATCGCGATTCCAATTTAAATTTAAATCTTATCTTTCTAAGGAATGGCGGCATTCATATTTTTGGGAATTTCCAAAAACATCTATCAACCGATAATACTCTGAACTTTGAATTTTATAGTGACCAGACATATATAGCCCAAACTCTTAATCAAATGGATTTTTTAAACAAATACAAAATTTAGTTACTCAACCTCAAAATCAAAATAAGTTTTCGGGTAAGGTTCCCAACGCAAGGTAAAATGCCACCATTCTTTTGGGTAATTTCTAAAATTGTGTTTTAACATGATGCGTTGCAATATCTGACGATTCTCTTTTTGTTGCTCTGTAATATTAGGATAGTCTACCCAAGATTGTTCACCAAAAAAGTCAAAAGGACTTCCCATATCTAAGGGTTTACCAGTATTGCCATCTATAATCGTAAGATCAACTGTGCTTCCTCTACTATGTCCAGATTTTGAGGCTATGTAACCAGCCTTAAATAAATTCCGCTTTTTTACATCAGGATAAAAAACAGACTTATTCACTGTGTCATTCAATACTTTTGCCCAACGCACAAAATGGTTTACAGCACGCTGTGGTCTGTAACCATCATGAACCAACAAACATAAATTTTGCTCTTGCAGTTCTTCTTGCACTAACTTCAGCTTTTCTGCTGCTGCTAGAGTTAAAATTAAACGATTAGATTTGTAACCATCAATGGTATCACCAACAAAATTGTTTGTGGTATAATATTTTAACGCTACATCGAGATCTGGTATTACCGACTTAACGTACACAAATCCTTCAGGCAACTCTTTTTTCTGGTAAAAACCAAAGCACAAAAGACCTAAAGCAATTATTGATATGAGAATTTTATTTTTCATGACGATGCACTAATTTAGAGAAAAATTATGCTATGAACTTGTTTTCGGAAGAGAAACAACATTTTATTTTACCAAATGCCGAGCTTATCTATGTACCTGAGTTTTTCAATTCTCAGGAATCCGACAACTATTATAGAATTATAAAAGACGAAACGAACTGGCAACATGATGATATTACGGTTTTTGGAAAAACGTATAAACAGCCTAGGTTAACAGCACTTTTTGGAGAAACAAACCAAACCTACAGTTACTCTAACATCACAATGCATCCTGAAGCGTTTACGAAAGACTTATTGAATATTAAATCTAAAGTTGAAAAATTCTCAGATGAAACATTCAATACATTGTTAATCAATTTGTATCGCGATGGCAGTGATAGTAACGGTTGGCATGCAGATAACGAAAAAGAATTAGGAAAAAATCCAATTATCGCGTCAGTTAGTTTTGGTGAAGAACGACCATTTCATTTTAAACATAGAACCATCAAAGACGAACGTCACAAAATAATATTAGAACACGGCAGTTTACTACTAATGAAAGGCGAAATGCAACATTATTGGTTGCATCAAATTGCCAAAACTAAACGACATATACAACCGAGAATAAACTTAACATTTAGAAGACTTGTACAAGTGTAAAAACAAAAAACCGGGTTCCCTCAAACCCGGTTTTTCTAATTTGCTTTTTTTATTATGTAAGTAGATTTAGGGTCTCTAAGTCAACATAACATAATGCAAATATTAATTAATTAATCCATTGAACTAAAAACTAAATTTTAGTACACTTCAAATATATAATTAGGTTTTAGTTTTACCGCTAAAAAACATAATTAATCGATGAAATGCATTTAATTTTAACATTTAAAGACAAAAACATGCCTTTCGTCGATAAAATGCATGCGCGTTTAAAATAAAATTGTATAGAAAATGATCATAAAATGATTGCAAAAAAATTGAAAAACTAAATTATTAAAAACATTATCCGTTAACTTTACAACACAAAACCTTGTTAACAATGAAGCATTATATAGCATTAGTTTTAATATTGATTTTTTCCGTTTCTTTTAGTCAAGAAAAAACATTTACAGAAGAAGAAGTTTCAATTTCTAAATTTATTGATGGGACTTTACTAATCCCTAACGATGATCAAAAATCAGCTTTAGCTATTATTATAGCGGGTTCTGGTCCAACAGACAGAAACGGAAATCAGAACTTTTTAAAAAATAATTCGTTAAAAAAACTTGCTGAGAATTTAACTAACAGCGGTATAGCCTCTTTTAGATACGACAAGCGCGTGGTTAAGCAAATAAGGCAAGGTAATGTAGATAAAGATATGATGTTTGATGATTTTGTTAATGATGCAAAAGATGTCATCAATTATTTTAAGGAGAAAGAAACATACTCAAAAATCTATGTTATTGGTCATAGTCAAGGAAGTCTAGTTGGCATGCTAGCTTCAAAGGAAAATGTAGACGGTTTTATATCATTAGCTGGTGCAGGCCAAAACATTGGTGATGTTATCGTAGATCAGGTTACAAACATGGCACCCAAACTTGGTGAAGAAGCGCAAAAAGTGGTGGATAAACTAAAAAAAGGTGAAACTACAACTGATTATCCTCAGGCATTAGTTTCTGTTTTCAATGTAGATATTCAACCTTTTATGATGAATTGGATGCAATACAATCCTACCGAAGTTATTAACGAATTGAAGATTCCTGTACTTATTGTTAATGGTACTAAAGATCTTCAAGTATCAGAAGATGAGGCAAAACTACTTAAAGAAGCAAACGAAAAAGCTCAATTACAGATTATTGAAAACATGAATCATGTCTTCTTGGAAATTAAAGGTGATGATTTAGAAAATTCAAAATCTTACAATGAAGCTTTCAGAGAAATTTCAACTGAACTTGTTGATAGTATTGTAGAGTTTATAAATTGATTACTTCTCGAAAAATACAAATTACTAAACAGTATACAGTATAAACTAATTCGAATTACCAACCCTTCATCAATTTATATATTTTGATATATAATTTAATTTGTAATGATTTGAGAAATATAATTTTCAATATAGCACTACTACTTTTTCCAATCATTATTACTGCACAGGATTATAGCCTTAATGACTTTAAAGCAGACTCAATTCCAACCCAAGAAAATGTTTGGAAATCTAACCATTCCAAGTTTAATTGGATTATCACCAAAATTAATGATTCTATTGTAATTAAAGAGAATGACTTCAATTATCGTAAAGGAGATTCTTTACCTTTTTCTGAATTTAAAGTTGCTGAAAAACTGAACAACCAATATGCTATAAGAGCAGTAAAAAAAGTAAATGATGGGTACTTGATAGGGATAAATAAAGGTGAATTTGGAGGTGGGCTTTGGTTTTTATCATTAGACTGTAAAACATCATATGAAATAATTCCATATAAGAGAATTCATGAGATATTTGAGTTTAATAACAAAATTTATGTTTTAGAAGGTTTATCGCATATCACAATCAATAACGGAAGTTTGTTAGAAATAACAAAAAATGAAAAATGGGAAATTTCAAAAACATTTGATTTGCCTGATGCTCCTCGTTTTATATTAAAGGAAAAAGATAATATCTTAATTATATCATCTGAACATATTTTAAGTTTCAATAAATATGATAAGCTAAATTTAATTTTGAGAGCTCCCTTTAATTGGGCATTACTATTTCCTTCTTCTGCTGTTGTTATTGATAACGATATTTATATTGCTATGCGTGAAGGAATTCTTAAAATTTCAAGTTTTAAATATAATCGAAAATATACTTGGTACGTGATGGATTAACTTTTAAGAACCTTTTCCAATATTCAAAAATCTGTAAAATAGAGTTTGTAAATAATTAAAATTAAAAAAGCATCTCAAATTTGAGATGCTTTTTTACTAACTAACCAACCAAAATGTAATGTCGCGATTTTGTAGTGTTGTTACGCTTGTAACTCTCGCTTTATCCATTACACTTAATATATAACAAACTGCGTGCCAAACTCAAATTTTTAATTTTTTTCATAAAAATTGTAACAAATATTTGGTTTAACATACTAACATTGTATATCTTTATGATATCATTTTAATATCATATTGAACTTTAAATGATTAACCAATTAAATTTTTTATCATGAAAGAAGAAAAAATCATCATCCCAGCAAATGGCTACTTTATGCTGTTTGTATTTTTAGTTGTATTCTTTGGCAGTATTGCAACTATAATTACTTTAAAAACACCATGGCCAATTATTACTATAGTTTTATCTCTTGTTATGGCTTTTGGGTTTGTAATGGTACAACCAAACGGATCTAGAGTACTGCTCTTGTTTGGTAAGTATGTAGGTACTATTAAAAAGAATGGTTTTTACTGGGTAAATCCATTTTTCACTAAAAAGAAAATCTCACTTAGAGCAAGTAACTTTGATAGTGAGCGTCTTAAAGTAAATGACAAACTTGGTAATCCCGTGATGATAAGTACCATTTTGGTATGGCGTGTGCAAGACACCTACAAAGCTGCTTTTGATGTAGACAACTACGAAAACTTTGTGCGTGTGCAAACCGATGCTGCAGTGCGTAAATTGGCAAGTATGTATCCTTACGATAATTTTGCGGACGAAGGGCATGATGAAGACATTACACTTCGCTCTAGTGTAAACGAAGTTAGCGAGGCCTTAGAAAAAGAAATTGACGAGCGCTTATCTATTGCCGGAATTGAAGTTTTAGAAGCACGAATTGGTTACTTAGCTTATGCTCAAGAAATCGCAAATGCTATGCTAAAGCGTCAGCAAGCTACTGCTATTGTTGCTGCGAGACATAAAATTGTTGAAGGTGCTGTAAGCATGGTAGAAATGGCTTTAGAAGAACTCAATAAAAACCAAGTTGTTGAACTAGACGAGGAACGTAAAGCAGCAATGGTAAGTAATCTTATGGTTGTTCTTTGTGGAGATAAAGAAGCTGCACCAGTAGTTAATACCGGAACATTAAGTCATTAGTCGTGAACAAAAATCAAACATATAGCATTGCTTTAGGTAGCGCTTTCGGAACAAGTATAGGAACGTCTATCGGAGCTGTTACTGGTACCGTAGCTATGGGCACTGTCTACGGTTCTGTAATAGGCCTTATAGTAGGTGTAGTATTAGCATTGGTTATATTCAAAGCAGATAAAGAAAAATGAAAGAATACAAAGTTATAAAGCCAAAACTAGGCTGGAAAAATCATACTGACAGATTGGAAGACATTCTAAACAAGTATGCAAAAGAAGGTTGGCGATTGGCCGAAATAACACCAAACCAACATATGATATCGTTTATAGTTTTTGAACGTGATAAAAATAGATAATGCGAATTTTTAAAGAAGAACAACGTTTTAACCAAACATGGATTATTGTGCTTTTAGTACTCAGCGCAATAATCCCTTTAGTCATAATTACCAATAGGTATCTAGAAAATTCTGATTCATTATCTACAGCAGAATTTATTGGCACGCTATCTATTGTTTTAATTGCAACGGGATTAATTTTCTTCTTTAAATTATCTACCAGAATTGATGAAAAAGGAATTTACTATAAATTCTTCCCGTTTCAATTTAAATCCAAGCTAATAGAATGGCAAGAGATCAATAAAGCCTACGTTAGAAATTACGATGCTATTACAGAGTTTGGTGGTTGGGGACTAAAAGGTGGTGCGCTTTGGAATAAATCTAAAGGAAGAGCTATCAATGTATCAGGAGATATAGGTATCCAACTCCAACTAAAAAATGGTAAAAAATTATTAATTGGCACTCAAAAAAAAGAAGAAGCCATGCGTGTTTTAGAAGCGTACAAAACAAAATTAAATACTAATGTCTAAGAAAAAAGCCTTTGCATTACGAATAAATGAAGATATGCTAAAAGCCATTGAAAAATGGGCAGCAGATGAGTTTCGTAGTACCAACGGACAAATAGAATGGATGCTAATGCAACATCTAAAAGAACACAACAGACAACCCAAAAAGAAAGATAAACCAGATGAAGAAAAGTGATTGGAAACAGTCACTTTTTTATTGCCCTTTATTTTGGTATTTTGCGCATAACTAATAATCCTAACTATGGACAACTCTCCTATTTTTACTAACGATACAATTGTATTTGGTCTCCTAATGCTCGCCTTAGGTTTAGTCTTTATTACAGAATCT belongs to Winogradskyella sp. J14-2 and includes:
- a CDS encoding MauE/DoxX family redox-associated membrane protein, which codes for MNNPIGLYIMAGMYILAGLMHFVKPKMYMRIMPRYLPNHKFLVLLSGIAEIVLGVALLFSETRAFAIYGIIAMLVVFLLVHFYMLSSEKASAGIPNWILILRIPLQFLLMYWAWVYLN
- a CDS encoding SPFH domain-containing protein — its product is MKEEKIIIPANGYFMLFVFLVVFFGSIATIITLKTPWPIITIVLSLVMAFGFVMVQPNGSRVLLLFGKYVGTIKKNGFYWVNPFFTKKKISLRASNFDSERLKVNDKLGNPVMISTILVWRVQDTYKAAFDVDNYENFVRVQTDAAVRKLASMYPYDNFADEGHDEDITLRSSVNEVSEALEKEIDERLSIAGIEVLEARIGYLAYAQEIANAMLKRQQATAIVAARHKIVEGAVSMVEMALEELNKNQVVELDEERKAAMVSNLMVVLCGDKEAAPVVNTGTLSH
- a CDS encoding alpha/beta hydrolase family protein; this translates as MKHYIALVLILIFSVSFSQEKTFTEEEVSISKFIDGTLLIPNDDQKSALAIIIAGSGPTDRNGNQNFLKNNSLKKLAENLTNSGIASFRYDKRVVKQIRQGNVDKDMMFDDFVNDAKDVINYFKEKETYSKIYVIGHSQGSLVGMLASKENVDGFISLAGAGQNIGDVIVDQVTNMAPKLGEEAQKVVDKLKKGETTTDYPQALVSVFNVDIQPFMMNWMQYNPTEVINELKIPVLIVNGTKDLQVSEDEAKLLKEANEKAQLQIIENMNHVFLEIKGDDLENSKSYNEAFREISTELVDSIVEFIN
- a CDS encoding alpha-ketoglutarate-dependent dioxygenase AlkB family protein, with amino-acid sequence MNLFSEEKQHFILPNAELIYVPEFFNSQESDNYYRIIKDETNWQHDDITVFGKTYKQPRLTALFGETNQTYSYSNITMHPEAFTKDLLNIKSKVEKFSDETFNTLLINLYRDGSDSNGWHADNEKELGKNPIIASVSFGEERPFHFKHRTIKDERHKIILEHGSLLLMKGEMQHYWLHQIAKTKRHIQPRINLTFRRLVQV
- a CDS encoding DUF4177 domain-containing protein, encoding MKEYKVIKPKLGWKNHTDRLEDILNKYAKEGWRLAEITPNQHMISFIVFERDKNR
- a CDS encoding RNA polymerase sigma factor; its protein translation is MHQQINKLIRACKKGNQVAQMRLYDQYCDAMFTVASRYLNNDEDAKDAMQEGFLKAFTNLDKYKPEYTFGAWLKRIVINQCLDVLRQRKIEFSEVIVSELQITNEDNWDFDSNISKKDILNAIEQLNEKHKIVIKLYLIDGYDHGEISEILDIPVKTSRTHLRRGKLKLQELLKPKYNEARY
- a CDS encoding DUF6249 domain-containing protein: MDEEILIPISLFAAIFGMVYLYFSTRNKERLALIEKGADASIFNIGKRSGSSWKVIVLNLAFLLMGIGLGVFIANILDTYTVLDDDAVYPSMIFLMAGIGLYVGYTQTKKALDSE
- a CDS encoding M15 family metallopeptidase encodes the protein MKNKILISIIALGLLCFGFYQKKELPEGFVYVKSVIPDLDVALKYYTTNNFVGDTIDGYKSNRLILTLAAAEKLKLVQEELQEQNLCLLVHDGYRPQRAVNHFVRWAKVLNDTVNKSVFYPDVKKRNLFKAGYIASKSGHSRGSTVDLTIIDGNTGKPLDMGSPFDFFGEQSWVDYPNITEQQKENRQILQRIMLKHNFRNYPKEWWHFTLRWEPYPKTYFDFEVE
- a CDS encoding Arc family DNA binding domain-containing protein; its protein translation is MSKKKAFALRINEDMLKAIEKWAADEFRSTNGQIEWMLMQHLKEHNRQPKKKDKPDEEK
- a CDS encoding RNA polymerase sigma factor, whose protein sequence is MTTNDENILITAIKNGDTKAYAQLVDRYKDLVYTLALRMLKHREEAEEVAQDTFIKVFKSLDKFKGDSKFSTWIYRVAYNTCLDTIKKNKKHLNNVAIDEFTYNKLDTIDNALDNIIKEEKCDLIKKCISKLPEDSSALLTLFYFEELSLDEISKIINIEANTVKVKLFRARKKLAVILEQYFQPKTA